One window of Phycodurus eques isolate BA_2022a chromosome 17, UOR_Pequ_1.1, whole genome shotgun sequence genomic DNA carries:
- the smad9 gene encoding mothers against decapentaplegic homolog 9 isoform X2, translating to MNSSTSITSLFSFTSPAVKRLLGWKQGDEEEKWAEKAVDSLVKKLKKKKGAMEELERALSCPGQPSKCVTIPRSLDGRLQVSHRKGLPHVIYCRVWRWPDLQSHHELKALDCCEFPFGSKQKDICVNPYHYRRVETPVLPPVLVPRHSEFNPQHSLLAKFRNASLHNEPLMPQNATYPESFPPLPGSSSSFSSSSPSSSSHGRSPASQSYPDSPGSSTEPGSPYHIAETPPPPYSMMESSPHEDVKPGNSTETTKLTFSAPHIDLRPVCYEEPEYWCSIAYYELNNRVGETFHASSRSVLVDGFTDPSNNKNRFCLGLLSNVNRNSTIEHTRRHIGKGLHLYYVGGEVYAECLSDSSVFVQSRNCNFQHGFHATTVCKIPSGCSLKIFNNQLFAQLLAQSVNHGFEVVYELTKMCTIRMSFVKGWGAEYHRQDVTSTPCWIEVHLHGPLQWLDKVLTQMGSPHNPISSVS from the exons ATGAACTCGTCCACGTCCATCACGTCGCTCTTCTCCTTCACCAGCCCGGCGGTGAAGCGTCTGCTGGGCTGGAAGCAAGGGGACGAGGAGGAGAAGTGGGCCGAGAAGGCGGTGGACTCGCTGGTGAAGAagctcaagaagaagaagggagCCATGGAGGAGCTGGAGAGGGCCCTCAGCTGCCCCGGACAACCCA GCAAGTGCGTGACCATCCCCCGCTCGCTCGACGGGAGGCTGCAGGTGTCGCACCGCAAGGGCCTGCCGCACGTCATCTATTGCCGGGTGTGGCGCTGGCCCGACCTGCAGTCGCACCACGAGCTCAAAGCGCTCGACTGTTGCGAGTTCCCCTTCGGCTCCAAGCAGAAGGACATCTGCGTCAATCCCTACCACTACCGGCGCGTGGAAACGCCAG TGCTGCCGCCTGTCCTCGTGCCGCGCCACAGCGAGTTTAACCCGCAGCACAGCCTGCTGGCCAAGTTCCGCAACGCCTCGCTGCACAACGAGCCGCTGATGCCGCAGAACGCCACCTACCCGGAGTCCTTCCCGCCGCTACCGGGCTCCTCGTCCTCCTTCTCATCCTCGTCGCCGTCCTCCTCATCCCACGGACGATCGCCCGCCTCGCAGAGCTACCCCGACTCCCCCGGCAGCTCCACGGAGCCGGGTAGCCCCTACCACATCGCAG AGACTCCGCCTCCTCCGTACAGCATGATGGAGTCCAGCCCCCATGAGGACGTGAAGCCCGGCAACTCCACGGAAACCACAAAGCTCACCTTCTCCGCTCCACACATAG ATTTGCGTCCGGTGTGCTACGAGGAACCCGAATACTGGTGCTCCATCGCCTACTACGAGCTGAACAACCGGGTGGGCGAGACGTTTCACGCGTCGTCGCGCAGCGTGCTGGTGGACGGCTTCACCGACCCGTCCAACAACAAAAACCGCTTCTGCCTCGGCCTGCTGTCCAACGTCAACCGCAACTCCACCATCGAGCACACGCGGCGACACATCGGCAAag GCTTACACTTGTACTACGTGGGCGGCGAGGTGTACGCCGAGTGCCTGAGCGACAGCAGCGTGTTCGTGCAGAGCCGCAACTGCAACTTCCAGCACGGCTTCCACGCCACCACCGTGTGCAAGATCCCCAGCGGCTGCAGCCTGAAGATCTTCAACAACCAGCTGTTCGCGCAGCTGCTCGCCCAGTCCGTCAATCACGGCTTCGAGGTGGTCTACGAGCTCACCAAGATGTGCACCATCCGCATGAGCTTCGTCAAG GGCTGGGGGGCCGAGTATCACCGGCAGGACGTGACCAGCACCCCCTGCTGGATCGAGGTGCACCTACACGGGCCCTTGCAGTGGCTGGACAAGGTCCTCACCCAAATGGGTTCCCCTCACAACCCCATCTCCTCCGTGTCCTAG
- the rfxap gene encoding regulatory factor X-associated protein isoform X1: MSDDDASSRKDSSKAILLTKDGQRYIVGDSRSVDSRDVITLIPMEAAADLMDLDDADEESDVLDASDPRDSAASPEELNDDEASEGDGAAPKHCTYDGCTETTTQVAKQRKPWMCKKHRNKMYKDKYKKKKSDQAMSTNKMDDNCEERPVSVNKQRLGAMGDRPARPSLIEQVLNQKRLVSRTSTATTIQSTPSLYTVNVFEDARNISDNHDTAGGTLEAFVA; the protein is encoded by the exons ATGAGCGACGACGACGCGTCGAGCCGCAAAGACTCCTCCAAGGCCATCCTGCTCACCAAGGACGGCCAGCGATACATCGTGGGCGACAGCCGCTCGGTGGACAGCCGCGACGTGATCACGCTCATCCCCATGGAGGCCGCCGCCGACCTCATGGACCTGGACGACGCCGACGAGGAGAGCGACGTGCTGGACGCGTCCGACCCGCGGGACAGCGCCGCCAGCCCGGAGGAGCTGAACGACGACGAGGCGTCGGAGGGCGACGGCGCCGCGCCCAAGCATTGCACCTACGACGGCTGCACCGAGACCACCACGCAGGTGGCCAAGCAGCGCAAGCCGTGGATGTGCAAGAAACACCGCAACAAGATGTACAAGGACAagtacaagaagaagaaaagcgaCCAGGCCATGTCcaccaacaaaatggat GACAACTGCGAGGAGCGTCCCGTGTCTGTCAACAAGCAGCGTTTGGGGGCCATGGGGGACCGGCCAGCCAGACCCTCCCTCATCGAGCAGGTGCTCAATCAGAAGAGGCTGGTAAGTCGCACCAGCACCGCAACCACAATACAGTCAACCCCCAGTTTATACACTGTGAATGTATTTGAAGACGCACGAAACATCTCAGATAACCACGATACAGCAGGGGGAACGCTTGAAGCGTTTGTAGCGTAG
- the smad9 gene encoding mothers against decapentaplegic homolog 9 isoform X1, whose protein sequence is MNSSTSITSLFSFTSPAVKRLLGWKQGDEEEKWAEKAVDSLVKKLKKKKGAMEELERALSCPGQPSKCVTIPRSLDGRLQVSHRKGLPHVIYCRVWRWPDLQSHHELKALDCCEFPFGSKQKDICVNPYHYRRVETPVLPPVLVPRHSEFNPQHSLLAKFRNASLHNEPLMPQNATYPESFPPLPGSSSSFSSSSPSSSSHGRSPASQSYPDSPGSSTEPGSPYHIAAETPPPPYSMMESSPHEDVKPGNSTETTKLTFSAPHIDLRPVCYEEPEYWCSIAYYELNNRVGETFHASSRSVLVDGFTDPSNNKNRFCLGLLSNVNRNSTIEHTRRHIGKGLHLYYVGGEVYAECLSDSSVFVQSRNCNFQHGFHATTVCKIPSGCSLKIFNNQLFAQLLAQSVNHGFEVVYELTKMCTIRMSFVKGWGAEYHRQDVTSTPCWIEVHLHGPLQWLDKVLTQMGSPHNPISSVS, encoded by the exons ATGAACTCGTCCACGTCCATCACGTCGCTCTTCTCCTTCACCAGCCCGGCGGTGAAGCGTCTGCTGGGCTGGAAGCAAGGGGACGAGGAGGAGAAGTGGGCCGAGAAGGCGGTGGACTCGCTGGTGAAGAagctcaagaagaagaagggagCCATGGAGGAGCTGGAGAGGGCCCTCAGCTGCCCCGGACAACCCA GCAAGTGCGTGACCATCCCCCGCTCGCTCGACGGGAGGCTGCAGGTGTCGCACCGCAAGGGCCTGCCGCACGTCATCTATTGCCGGGTGTGGCGCTGGCCCGACCTGCAGTCGCACCACGAGCTCAAAGCGCTCGACTGTTGCGAGTTCCCCTTCGGCTCCAAGCAGAAGGACATCTGCGTCAATCCCTACCACTACCGGCGCGTGGAAACGCCAG TGCTGCCGCCTGTCCTCGTGCCGCGCCACAGCGAGTTTAACCCGCAGCACAGCCTGCTGGCCAAGTTCCGCAACGCCTCGCTGCACAACGAGCCGCTGATGCCGCAGAACGCCACCTACCCGGAGTCCTTCCCGCCGCTACCGGGCTCCTCGTCCTCCTTCTCATCCTCGTCGCCGTCCTCCTCATCCCACGGACGATCGCCCGCCTCGCAGAGCTACCCCGACTCCCCCGGCAGCTCCACGGAGCCGGGTAGCCCCTACCACATCGCAG cagAGACTCCGCCTCCTCCGTACAGCATGATGGAGTCCAGCCCCCATGAGGACGTGAAGCCCGGCAACTCCACGGAAACCACAAAGCTCACCTTCTCCGCTCCACACATAG ATTTGCGTCCGGTGTGCTACGAGGAACCCGAATACTGGTGCTCCATCGCCTACTACGAGCTGAACAACCGGGTGGGCGAGACGTTTCACGCGTCGTCGCGCAGCGTGCTGGTGGACGGCTTCACCGACCCGTCCAACAACAAAAACCGCTTCTGCCTCGGCCTGCTGTCCAACGTCAACCGCAACTCCACCATCGAGCACACGCGGCGACACATCGGCAAag GCTTACACTTGTACTACGTGGGCGGCGAGGTGTACGCCGAGTGCCTGAGCGACAGCAGCGTGTTCGTGCAGAGCCGCAACTGCAACTTCCAGCACGGCTTCCACGCCACCACCGTGTGCAAGATCCCCAGCGGCTGCAGCCTGAAGATCTTCAACAACCAGCTGTTCGCGCAGCTGCTCGCCCAGTCCGTCAATCACGGCTTCGAGGTGGTCTACGAGCTCACCAAGATGTGCACCATCCGCATGAGCTTCGTCAAG GGCTGGGGGGCCGAGTATCACCGGCAGGACGTGACCAGCACCCCCTGCTGGATCGAGGTGCACCTACACGGGCCCTTGCAGTGGCTGGACAAGGTCCTCACCCAAATGGGTTCCCCTCACAACCCCATCTCCTCCGTGTCCTAG
- the rfxap gene encoding regulatory factor X-associated protein isoform X2, producing MSDDDASSRKDSSKAILLTKDGQRYIVGDSRSVDSRDVITLIPMEAAADLMDLDDADEESDVLDASDPRDSAASPEELNDDEASEGDGAAPKHCTYDGCTETTTQVAKQRKPWMCKKHRNKMYKDKYKKKKSDQAMSTNKMDDNCEERPVSVNKQRLGAMGDRPARPSLIEQVLNQKRLSLLRSPEVIHFLQQQQHILAAQSRSLALQHNFSGC from the exons ATGAGCGACGACGACGCGTCGAGCCGCAAAGACTCCTCCAAGGCCATCCTGCTCACCAAGGACGGCCAGCGATACATCGTGGGCGACAGCCGCTCGGTGGACAGCCGCGACGTGATCACGCTCATCCCCATGGAGGCCGCCGCCGACCTCATGGACCTGGACGACGCCGACGAGGAGAGCGACGTGCTGGACGCGTCCGACCCGCGGGACAGCGCCGCCAGCCCGGAGGAGCTGAACGACGACGAGGCGTCGGAGGGCGACGGCGCCGCGCCCAAGCATTGCACCTACGACGGCTGCACCGAGACCACCACGCAGGTGGCCAAGCAGCGCAAGCCGTGGATGTGCAAGAAACACCGCAACAAGATGTACAAGGACAagtacaagaagaagaaaagcgaCCAGGCCATGTCcaccaacaaaatggat GACAACTGCGAGGAGCGTCCCGTGTCTGTCAACAAGCAGCGTTTGGGGGCCATGGGGGACCGGCCAGCCAGACCCTCCCTCATCGAGCAGGTGCTCAATCAGAAGAGGCTG TCGCTGCTGAGGAGTCCCGAGGTGATCCACttcctgcagcagcagcagcacatccTGGCGGCGCAGAGTCGAAGCCTGGCACTGCAGCACAACTTTAGCGGATGCTGA